AAAAGCCTTAATAACGCTGTTATGCGTGTGCATGCCGTAGTTGACATAGCCGGCAAACAATTCATCCGCACCTTCCCCAGAAAGTGCAACCGTGACATGCTTACGGGCCATTTTACACAGATACCACAGTGGAATAATTGACGGATTGGCATCAGGCTCATCCATGTGATACTGCATTTCCGCAAAATCATGCATGGCTTCATCGGCTTTTACCTTATCCGAGAAAAATTTCCACCCCTTCATGTCAGCCAGTGCCTTAGCCTTAGAGGCCTCATCGTAGGTGGCATCATCAAAAGAAATTGAAAAAACGTCGTCTGGATTCAAGATACTTGTAATGTAACTTGAATCAACCCCTTCAGATAAGAAAGCACCAACAGGAACGTCAGCATTATGATAGAGCTTAACTGTTTCTTGCAAGTCCTCATTGATCTTATTGACGGTTTCTTCAAAGCTAAGCGTGTTAGCCTTATATTCCGCATCCCAATACTGGTGCGTCTTCATTTCACCATCTTTATATTCAAACCAATGACCAGCAGGGAAACGGTAAATTCCCTTAAAGAAAGTTTCTGTTAAATCATTATATTGGTTCATTAAGTATGGCTTAACAGCTTCAATGTTAAGGCGTCTCTTAAAGCCTGGAAAAGCGAGAAAGCTCTTGATTTCTGAACCAATCATTAAATGGCCGTTTTCATTGCTATAGTATAGCGGCTTGATTCCAAAGAAATCGCGCGCACCATACAATGTCTGGGTATTATCATCCCAGATGGCAAAAGCAAACATGCCACGAACCCGTTTGAGCAAGCCATCCATGCCCCACTCTTCAAAGCCATGAAGAAGTACTTCTGTATCAGATTTAGTGGTAAAAGTATGACCGGCCGCAATCAATTCTTTTCTTAACGGCTTAAAGTTATAGATTTCACCATTAAAAATAATTGCCCGCGTTTTGTCTTCATTATAAATCGGTTGACTACCGCCACGTAAGTCAATAATTGACAGACGCCGAAAGCCTAAAGCGACTTTATCATTGGTATAGAAACCATCTGAATCAGGACCACGATGCTTAATTGCCGCCATCATCTTGCCGATAGCAGCTTGTTTATCATTTATTTCTGGATTATAAAATGCGACAATTCCGCACATAGCTTATCTTTCCTTAATATTTGTTTATTCGTTTAATTTATGTTTTTAGTTTAACTTTCTTATTATAGGCTAAAAGCCGGGCAAAAACCAAATTGCCCGTCTTTTTTAATTAAATATAAAAAATTCTTCTCTTGCTGGCAGCGCCGTAACCAAAGACCTGAATAAAATGCCGATCAGAGTCAATATTGACAATATAACCTGCGAATTCGGTTTGATGATCAATTTGCCGCTTCCAGTTCTTATTGTACTTAGTCGTTAAAACATGGTTAGGGCCCATTAACGCCGAGCAATTAAACAAAATATATTGAATACCATTAATCCTAAACTGGTCTTCAACATGCCGATGACCGCAAAAGTAAGCAATAATGCGGGCATTTTTGACATTTGTAAAGTCAAAATCGTTTGCCAAGCGAAATTCTGGCGGAATACCACGGCTTGAATGCATTTGCCCTTTTTCGCCCTGATTAAAGGCAACAAGCAATTCATGAAGTGAACGCCCATTATACTTCAAAGCATTCGAGCCCTTGCGGTTGATTGGATTACCATGACTCATGAAGACAATGTTTTTGTTGGAAGATTGCTGCAGAATCTCAATGATTTCCTCAATCTGATCTTCCCTAATTGCTAACGTAATCTTTGCATCGTAGCGCTTTTGACCTTGTGCATTTAAAATATACGGCAAATCCGAAGTATTGACGGAAATAAAGCGAACATTATCTACATCAAAGTAACAGACACCGTGCTGGCGTGAAATATAATGCACGCCCTTTTGACCGTACATTGCTGGCCACATGATTTTTTCAAATTCATTTTCGGGAAAAGACGCCTTTAAATCATGACGCTCATCGTACTTATCGTTTTCATCATGATTGCCCTTAATCATCAAGTAAGGGACCTTATCCGACTTAAATGAGTTGCGCAGCTTGATTAATTCACTTTCACCTAAAAAACCGGTGTCGGAACCATCAATCCAGTCACCAAGATGGACTTTTAAATCTAACAGGCCTGAATCGTCCAAGTAAGAAAATTCATTAACGTGCGTTAAACCATTCCAGCCATAAAAGTCCGTACTATTGCGGTCTTTATAATGCGTATCGGTGATCACACTAACGTTAACCGAATTTTTTCCGGCCCGAATATGGCCTTTGACACGCTTAAGAAATTCGTCTAGGTATTCTTCAACGATAAACCGGCGACCGGTCTTACGGCTAACAAAAGCGCGGTAACGCTCAAGTTCAGGGCTGAATTCACGAACATATTCCGGTGCCAAGTTAGCAGTCTTTTCTAAACTGAGCGCTTGGTGCAAAACTTCGTCTTCATCCTTATAGACAGTCAGGTTATACGGTTGATTATTAGGCGTATGCTGCTCGCCATCAACGTGATATTCCCCTACCGTCAAGTAATCCTGCATCGGATCAAGCGGAACATTTTTTTCACTAAATAAGTGGTGCAGCTTAGCCCCACTAGCACGATCAAATAAACCTATTGCATACTTAAAAACACTCATCATCTTGCCTCAACCCAAAGAAAAAAGCTGGGCACCTGCCGCAGCTCCAAAAATTATGCGTTGCTTGCCAATGCGTGGGCTGCTAAACCGATTGACAAAACTGCATCTTTAGACAATACTTCTTGTAACACTTTAGGTGCAATTGCTTGAACCGCACCAATTACCTTTAAACTATAAATTACTACATGTAAATCAACTGACTCATTATAAAAATCGTCTTCGTAAGGATCCTCATGATTATATGTCAGATTGATTTGATCCTTATTAGCATAACCATCCACATGATTAGTTAAAATCCGATCGTGTAAGTCAGTCAACTTATCTGACAAGTCAATCAAAGTTAGTTTATGATCACTCTCAGCTTCATAGTACTGATCTTCCGTCATTTCAAAGTAATCTTTAATCGGATTATGCAATACATGCAGGTTATCAATTGCTTGATAAACAGCCTCTGCGTCAAAATCTGTTTCTTTATTTAAAATACTTTCTTGATTTTCGGCCAAGTTATCGGCCAGAGTCACTGTATCTAACTTTTCCATGGTATCCTCCTAAAGTTTAGTCTATATTATACCAAAAAAACTAGTATTGCACTTTTCAGGAACAAAATTTTTATTCTTTTACAGCCGAATTCAGCAACAAACAAAGAAAATTGTCAGCTAAGCAAATATTGCACCATTTTTTAACTAAAAAAAGGAAAAGGTCAATTTTTGCGTAATTAGTCATAACAAGAAAATTTTTTAATTAAAGGAGAAACTAACATGCAAGAAAAAGAACGTTGTCCTTGGAGCAGTTCCACCGATTCCTTAATGGAGCAATATCATGACCATGAATGGGGTAAACTCAATTTAGATGAGTCCTACTTATACGAAATGCTGACATTAGAATTATTTCAATCTGGACTTAATTGGTCAGTCATCCTACATAAACGGGAAAACTTTCGCCGTGATTTTCACAATTTTATCCCAGCGGAAGTCGCTCAAATGGATGAAAACGACATTAATGATTTAATGCAGGATAGTTCCATTGTCCGTAATAGACAAAAGATTACGGCAGCAATTAAGAATGCCCGGGCGATCTTGATTATCGATGCCACGTACGGTAATTTTGCCCATTATCTGCAGACTTTTTGTAAAACACCGATTGTGCACCATCCGCTAACACAAGAAGATGTCCCTAGCACAAATAAAATTGCGCAAAAAATGGCCAAGCAAATGAAAAAAGATGGTTTTTCTTTTGTCGGACCCGTAATTTTATACTCATTCTTACAAGCAGTTGGTCTGATCAATGACCATCTGGAAAATTGCCCGTTTAAATATCACGGATAATTAGCTCAAACTAGCATTTTTTGGAAATTTCAGCCAAATTCAAAAAGTTTCTTTTATAAACTTACCAGCCGTTTTTTATCAATTTGAAACATTACTAAGCAGTACAGTATGAGTAACAAAGTTACAATACCAGTGACTAATAAGCTAACATTTGCAGTTGGAGCAGTTTCATGTAAAAAATCTGCGGGTGCATAGCTAACAAGATTAGGTAATTTAATAAAGGCATTTAGTAATAACAGGACAATTTGTAAAATTAAGCTTGAACACATTGCCAAAAACCTATTTTTTATCCATAAAGAAGTGACTACACCAAAAATAGCAAACAGACCGCCCCAAAAGCTGGCAAAGATAATTGATAACAAAGCGTGCAATAACGGATGAGAATAATAAAGTGCGACAAACATCGTATTGATATTAATTACCAAAATATTTTTATTAAGCAAGTTGTCAGGCCTTATGTTAGGTAAAACCATGAACCATGAGCATAAATTAATTAGTAACGGAATAGCAGTAACAATAAAACCCGTGATAAATGCAATACTGACATATTGGCGTAATACCCGATTGAGCGGTTCATTGAGCTTAAACTTGGATAGCAAACCGCTTTGATAATCGTCTTTTAATAAAGTACTTGCAGGTATGCTGGCCAATAGCGGCAACAAAATAAAAAAGGCAATTGGTGCAAAACTAAAGGAATCAATTCCTAACCAGCGTGTGTATGGCGAATCTTCAGGTGGAATTGTTTTAAGCGGAAAAAATTGTAATCCACTAATAATTACTGCCAGCACTAAAGCAAAAAAGAACCAGCGCTTTTCAAGACGTGACCATAAGAATTTCATAGTTTCTCCTTATTCTAAAAGTAATGAATATTTT
This genomic window from Lactobacillus panisapium contains:
- the asnB gene encoding asparagine synthase (glutamine-hydrolyzing); its protein translation is MCGIVAFYNPEINDKQAAIGKMMAAIKHRGPDSDGFYTNDKVALGFRRLSIIDLRGGSQPIYNEDKTRAIIFNGEIYNFKPLRKELIAAGHTFTTKSDTEVLLHGFEEWGMDGLLKRVRGMFAFAIWDDNTQTLYGARDFFGIKPLYYSNENGHLMIGSEIKSFLAFPGFKRRLNIEAVKPYLMNQYNDLTETFFKGIYRFPAGHWFEYKDGEMKTHQYWDAEYKANTLSFEETVNKINEDLQETVKLYHNADVPVGAFLSEGVDSSYITSILNPDDVFSISFDDATYDEASKAKALADMKGWKFFSDKVKADEAMHDFAEMQYHMDEPDANPSIIPLWYLCKMARKHVTVALSGEGADELFAGYVNYGMHTHNSVIKAFTSQCKKLPKKSRVKLAHKIKKMPNFPGKVHLYTNLAEPSEFYVGQSVIYDMDYPTIFTSEDANSILKPSYRNKLTVNGIYQSDFKKVKDLDNVRQMQYIDLHHFMLNDIEQKADKISMAHSLELRVPYLDKKIAERANSIPTDYLVNKHDTKYALRKASEKVLPDEWAKRPKLGFPTPIKEWLQEPRFYKQVRELFSEEFVKDIFEQDKILQLLDDNYQGDGSHRRQIWTIYTFLVWYKLFFVDYEETVKKYQHVQPEVASLIEQGKLV
- a CDS encoding metallophosphoesterase — its product is MSVFKYAIGLFDRASGAKLHHLFSEKNVPLDPMQDYLTVGEYHVDGEQHTPNNQPYNLTVYKDEDEVLHQALSLEKTANLAPEYVREFSPELERYRAFVSRKTGRRFIVEEYLDEFLKRVKGHIRAGKNSVNVSVITDTHYKDRNSTDFYGWNGLTHVNEFSYLDDSGLLDLKVHLGDWIDGSDTGFLGESELIKLRNSFKSDKVPYLMIKGNHDENDKYDERHDLKASFPENEFEKIMWPAMYGQKGVHYISRQHGVCYFDVDNVRFISVNTSDLPYILNAQGQKRYDAKITLAIREDQIEEIIEILQQSSNKNIVFMSHGNPINRKGSNALKYNGRSLHELLVAFNQGEKGQMHSSRGIPPEFRLANDFDFTNVKNARIIAYFCGHRHVEDQFRINGIQYILFNCSALMGPNHVLTTKYNKNWKRQIDHQTEFAGYIVNIDSDRHFIQVFGYGAASKRRIFYI
- a CDS encoding DNA-3-methyladenine glycosylase I, translating into MQEKERCPWSSSTDSLMEQYHDHEWGKLNLDESYLYEMLTLELFQSGLNWSVILHKRENFRRDFHNFIPAEVAQMDENDINDLMQDSSIVRNRQKITAAIKNARAILIIDATYGNFAHYLQTFCKTPIVHHPLTQEDVPSTNKIAQKMAKQMKKDGFSFVGPVILYSFLQAVGLINDHLENCPFKYHG